acttgaccttcctttgtttagtaaCGGTTAattaagtgggattaaaatccaattcccatcacaattgataaggataggacttccagttcttataccttaccaatagtttattttacagttatttatttatttttattgctttgaaaatatacatgtgcccattgcccaaattccaaaaaccccaaatttacctttttcatagccaataataagaacatacctccctgcaattccttgagaagacgacccgaggtttaaatactcggttatcaattttaaaggggtttgttacttgtgacaaccaaaacgtttgcacgaaaggatttttgttggtttagaaactatatctacaacgacactatttttataaaattctttactagcaaaattCTTAACGTCATTGAGCCATCATTTGTTGCTgccatttttctttttgctccATCATTTGGCACTGCCAAGTCTCTTGTTCCTCTCTATCTTTCAGATACTGCTCCAGTTGCCTCAAATGTTATTCTTGCTGTTGCTCTTGTGCTCTCATGAATTACTGAGACATTTCTTCAATGGCTCTCTGCATTTGGCTTAAATCCAATGCACTAGAAGCTTGTTCTTCCTCCACTTGTGGTCTTCTTATTCTTCCTTGGgatcttctttccttttggttGTCATCATCAGTGGCACCTTCCATTAGTCGCCTAGTGATCCCTCTGCTTCCTTTCACTTTCTCTGtatcctcatcttcaaagagCACCCCAGCCCTGTTGCACAGTCTCAGAATGGTGCTTGGTTGATGGAGGACGAAATTATGATCAATTCTCTTTaagttgtttgtctttgtatgaaatcattattatggcactggttgaattcacaactccgttcaactaaccagcaagtgtactgggtcgtccaagtaataaaccttacgtgagtaagggtcgatcccacaaggattattggtatgaagcaagctatggtcaccttgtaaatctcagttaggcagattaaaaagttatgggttcgaaaattaataaaaagaaaataataaaagggatagaatacttatgtagacccattggtaggaattttagttaagtatatgaagatgctgtatggcccaaggacgcctgctctcctactgcttctactcaatccttcttactcctttccatggcaagctgtgtataggggttcaccatcagcggtggctactttcaatcctctcgggaaaatatcctatgcggctgtcactcgcacagctaatcatctagaggcatcacccatggttgatggctacatcccatcctcgcagtgaaaattaatgctcacgcactctgtcacagtacggctaatcactggttggttcccgcgcctgctggaataaaatcccttgattcttttgcgtctgtcactaacgcccagcacttgcaagtttgaagcacgtcacagtcattcattaccggaatcctactcggaataccacagacaaggttagactttccggattcccaggatcctactcggaacaccacagacaaggttggactttccggatcctcataaatgccgccatctatctagcttataccacgaagattctgttggggaatctaagagatacacattcaagctcggttgcatgtagaacggaagtggttgtcaatcacgcgcgttcgtaagtgagaatgataatgagggttatctaactcatcacattcatcatgttcttgggtacgaatgaatatcttggaataagaataagagagatttgaataaaagaagatagaattgcattaacacttgaggtacagcagagttccacacccttaatctatggtgtgcagaaactccaccgttgaaaatacataagtaaaagaggttcaggcatggccgaatggccagccctctccatgatcaagtgaccgaatgaataaagacttaaagtggtcaaaagatgtctaatacaatagataaatgtcctatatatactagactagctatttagggtttacatgagtaagtaattgatgcataaatccacttccggggcccacttggtgtgtgcttgggctgagcttgatcaatccacgagctaaggcttctcttggcgttgaactttgagttatgacgtgttttgggcgttcaactccggatcatgacgtttttctggcgtttaactccggacagcagcatgaacttggcgtttaacgccaagttacgtcgtcaatcttcgaataaagcatggactattatatattgctggaaagccctggatgtctactttccaacgccgttgagagcgcgccatttggagttctgtagctccagaaaatccatttcgagtgcagggaggtcagaatccaacagcatcagcagtccttttgtcagcctttttcagagttttgctcaaatccctcaatttcagtcagaatttacctgaaatcacagaaaaacacacaaactcatagtaaagtccagaaatgtgaatttaacataaaaactaatgaaaacatccctaaaagtagctcaaacttactaaaaactacttaaaaacaatgccaaaaagcgtataaattatccgctcatcagtttaCCAAGCCTTGTTTTGCCTATGTCCTCAGCCATCTCCTGGATGCTGTCTGCTATGAGCTGTGAGAGGTTGATTTCTCCTCGTTTTAAGATGCAATATGTCAGGATAGCTTGCTTGATTGTGACTGCTGAGGTGTTTGCAGTAGGGAGTATGAATCTCCTCACCACCTCATACCACCCTTTGGCCTCAGGTATGAGATCTAGTCTTTTCAAATGGCTTGGAGCTCCCTCTGAGTCCCTTTCCTAGTCTTTTCCTTCAAGTCATAACCCTTGTAATATTTCATCAGGGTCATTCTAACCCTGCAATCTTTCCTCAAAACTAGGTTCTCCATAGGTTATTACTGATGActagtcatcatatacccatttttcaagctaatttcacttattttattagcctttatgcactttcttgcatcctaagtaagtgatttggagtgaaaatgcataacttctttaaatcaaacaaccaccatgaaattaatgttaactcatgaggtttaagctgaatttaattgatttttaattgatttataagccttgtgaatttagtgatacttggagtggttgttttggtttattgtaggtgaagaaaagaagaaaagaggaagcgtggcccaaggagaaaaaGGCGTGGCGCATAAAGGAGGAgtgcaagcattgccctccacaagggcacactgccctctaggagggcaacataaggaaacaaggcttgagAGGCAACTCtaccctgcccacgacaagggcagagcacaaattggtgccatgaatcaagaagaacaaaacattgccctgccctcctcaagggcagtatcgggctcaccaaagggagaaattcaaagaaaaagttcgccattgcttgccacaaggatcgaacacggaaccatgaggaaacaagaaactaagccttactttggtgccaagaaaatcaaagaaaagagGTAGTGTGCGCGTCACACAGGGATCGAACACGGGATTTCAATTTGGagacattgccctgccctccgcaagggcagggcagcattttgttgtggcacgaccagcgcaccaaactggcgcaccaaggcatcactcggcagcaccagcagcacgcacaggcaccattctggcgcgccaaaaagttctgccctgccctccgcaagggcagggcagcgtcctgCACGCACCAACGCATCACACGCACGCACCAATGGGCCAGATGCatcattttctgccctgccctccacaatggcagggcagcctcctggaagctaatttttcatgggctgaaaattggattaaaaatccaatttaattcatttcttcaccaaatcaaaagtccatccaaattccaaaatccaagaatagaaagtgtataaataggagatagtttgatgtaattagtacccttcttttgatttttgaattctcACTATTTGAAATTTCATTTTCTCTGAGAGCTTGGAACTGAGATTTTAGAGAATTGggagaggagaattgatctctcttcttccttgttcttgcttgagcatttttacttttcttgtttgagtcttgggtgttaagaattgagaaaattctgtctcaatctccactcaagagctctttaatttctcttctgcataattgagttcaattacattccctttactgcttcttcttcaatttcttgttaattgctttgggaatttggatctgggaaggcaattgagatctagactttgctatctagtctctagagtcctgagatcacatttttcttttggttcttctgtgaacctctgctgcaatcCCTTTCCATTCTCTGTTTGAATTTTAAGTATTTCtaattcatcttctgctttgttacttgctgcactttaatttccattgtttaaattctgaaatcccaatcctcaaatccctttttcattcaagcaatttatatttcttgcactttaagttactgcaatttacatttcttgcactttaagtttcagtcatttaatttcttgttctttaagattcagtccttctactttcagttccttttaatttctgcaattcttcccttctccctttacatttcctgttgtttatttactgttggatacaaaacactcaaccaatacttgattcgcttgactaaatcaaccactaaactaaaattgctcaatccttcaatccctgtgggatcgacctcactcatgtgagttattattacttgatgcgacccggtacacttgccggtgagttttgtgtcggatcgttttccgcacatcaattACTCTTAACTGTAGGACCCTCATGATTGATGATGGACTAAAATCTACCTCAACGCCCTGACATAGCTCTTATAAGGGGGGTTGTTCTCGCTTGTCTTCATAGTATTTGCGTAGAATTCTCTTATcatgactgcactgatgtcagtgAAAGGGTCACACAAAAGTTCCCATCTCCTTTCTGTGGTGATTCTTCTCATAATAGGGTACTCCCCCTTACGCAGTCTAAACCCCATTTCTGGAATGACATGCTTTGATTCTATGAGTATATGATACCTtgattcatgaaactgagaCTTAAATCTCTTTGTATCATAGGTTGATGGTTCGGCCACCGCTGGCTCCTTGCCTTTCCTTCTTCTAGAACTTGAAGAAGCCATGAGTTGGGAGAGAAAAGAGAGGAAAGGTAAGTTATGTTTAGGCTATGGCTTAGTTATGAGAGGGGATGAAAGATGGGAAAATCACATTACTGTTGGCTAAGGAAGGGTTGAACATGTTTTTGGATAGGAGCAGAGTGAAACAAAGGCTTATAAGTGAGAAAATCTTGTATGAGGAGGGATATGTAGGCTAGGAAATGTCACCACTTATTTATAGAATGGAAGGCACGGTTAGGGAGTTCGGTCATGTGGCAAGGAATGGTGAGGATTTAACAATTTGTTTGTTGAAGATCCATAAGATGGACGGCCTACATGTGAGAAGGAGTGAAGACAAGGATTGCTCCTTCATTGGCTGCATGTGGTTCGGTCTCCAAGGTGCAAAGCCATGCAGATTTTTTTCCAAGAAAGCATGCTCTTCTAAGCACATGTGACCTTCTTTTTGCATTGTCTTGACCGTGATTGTTCCCTTTTCTTGTCTCTTTCTCAATCTTCTTTGTCCTACACAATTAAATTGAAGAAATGGTGAGCATTTGAAGTGAATTTGGTTCGGTGGTGGTGATGAGTAATAAAGAAAGATAATTCTAGATATTCCTTAATTAAATGACCAATCATGCTCCTTAGATTTTTGAACAAAGatttggtgaacaccaaacttgttctCTGTTAAGGGATCCATGCAAAATGTAAATAATATCCATCACAATTGGTACATTCATCATAAGGAACATTTTATTTTCTACCAGAAACTCCTAAAATACAACAATGTATGGTTCATCTATTCATAAATTTGATCCTCTGAGCAAAAATGGTTTTTATGGGATTAAATGTAtctgcagacaccaaacttaatgtttggctATATACTCCATCAAAAATGAATAAGCATATAGTCTAAGGAAGCTTGAAAAACTATTTTGGAGTTCCTTCAAgcacaccaaacatagaagtTCAGCATATGCTTCAAGACATTGCATGTAATTATCAAGTATACTCATGAGAGCTCAAATTCATGCCTAAAGGACCATTGATTATTGAAATTAAACCAAAGCATGAATTTTacatcatgggttgcctcccatggagcgctcttttattgtcactagcttgacattgggcCCTCATTAGGGTGGTTGATGATTGTGATGTCTCAGTTTGTCTCCTCTCACAGTAAGCTTCCTTCCAGTGTCTTGATGTTCAATCTCTGCATGCTCCGGTGAAAGTATCCTGTTGATAGTGTAGTAATCATCAGATTTTTTATTTGTCCCCAACTGCTGGTAAATTAGCTGCACTTTATCTCACTTTGAGAATTCTTCAGTTGggatctttttatttttccacccatttggagcctttttcttgcttttctcccccttttttgttgatccttctcCTTTGACAGTGGGCTGCATTTTGGAATCTGTCTTCTTAGTGGCTGACACCTCACTTCCTTCTTACTTTCTCTCATCCTTCTTTAGAGTCTCATTCTCCTTTTGTCCTGCTTTGCTGCTTGTTTCTTAATCTGGAAAGGAGTTACTGAGTGTCTTGTTgattttttccttcctctgcaAGTCTTTTTTGTCAACCTCCATGCATTTTTCCTTTTCATCATTATGCTATGTTTCTAGAAATACATTAAGATTAATGCTTTTATCATGTACCCTTAGGGTCAGCTCTCCTTGTTCAACATCTATGATAGCCCTTGCTGTGGCCAAGACGGGTCTTCCCAAGATAATAGAGTCACTCCCTTCTTCTCCTAGATCTAGGATCACAAAGTCTACAGGAAATATGAATGTCCCTACTTGGACCAGGAGGTTTTCAATCACTCCTCTAGGAATTACCAATGATTTGTCCACGAGCTCTAGTGACATTTGTGTGGGCTTTACCTCTTTTATGCACATCCTTCTCATCATGGAATAAGGAATTAGGTTGATGCTTGTTCCAAAGTCACATAGTGCGTTATCAATGGTTAGGCTACCATTGGTACAAGGTAAGAAGAAGCTCCCAAGGTCCTTGAGCTTTGGTGGGAGGCCCTTTTGAATCACAGCACTGTATTCCTTAGTGAGCATAATGGTTTCCTTCTCATGCCAACTTCTCTTTTTATTGATAAGCTCTTTTAAGAACTTtgcatatagaggcatttgctctaatgcTTTAGCCAGGGGGATATTaatctccaacttcttgaagACTTTAAGGAATTTGGGGAAGTGTTGATCCTTGATCTCCTTGTTGAACCTTTGAGGGTATGGCAAGGGGGGTGCGTGAGCTTTCACTTCTTGCCTTTGTTCTTGAGATGGTTCCTCTGTTACTTGCTTCCCTTTCCTTGAATTTTGTGGCTGGTCATTCTTCTCTTCAAGCTTCTCTGGTTCCTTCTTGTGTAATACAGCTTCATCTTCCTCATTTGCCCTTTTGTCATTGCCCATAAGCTTCTTGTCAGCTTCTTTGTTACTCACCAAGGTCCTTCCACTCCTTAGTTAAATAGCTTTGCATTCTTCTTTAGGATTTGGGATGGTGTCACTTGGGAGTGAGCTTGTTGGCCTTTCAATCACAGCTTGCTTGGACAATTGTCCAATTTACCTTTCTAAGTTTCTCATTGAAGCCTCATGGTTCTTGCTGGTCATCTCTTGGTGCTTCATAATCTTTTCCATCAATATCTCTAGTTTGGAGATCCTTTGAGTGTCTTGTGATATTTGTGGTTGGTTATGGGATGTTAAGGGTGGATGAAAGTTATTTTGGTTCATGGCTGGATTATTGGATGGATAATAGTTGGAATTGGGATGattgttttggggttttctgTATGGATTGGGGTTAGTGTTTCACTGGTTGTTGTTGTTTGTGTTTCTTGAGTTGTTGTGGTTTGAATTTCTTTGCTATGGCTGCTAATTTTGATTGTGGCTATCTCCCCATCTGAGATTCAGGTGGTTTTTCCAAGAGGGATTGTATGTGTCTCCATAAACTTTATTTGATCCAGAACCTTGGTTGTGTACATATTGAACTTGTTCATGCTGCTGATCTTCTTGGTTTTCTTCATTTGATCCCCACCAAGTTGGTGGTTGATTGGTGACATTCACTGATGCAACTTGTAAACTGTCAATTCtattagccatttgctcaaattgttgctgGATTTGCTACTACATCACCTTGTTGTGAGCTAAGATAGTATCCACaccttccaactccatgactccttTCCTTTGGGCTGGTTGGAATtgcctttgatgagcaaagaaatattgattatttgccaccatatcaatgaggttttgggCCTCCTCTACTGTCTTCATCAATTACAAAGACCCTCCTGTTGAGTGATCTAttgcttcttgagctttcaaggtcaagccttcataaaaattctgaagtatgtcccattcattgaacatttcTAATCAAGgtcttgtatctctcccaagcctCATAGAATGACTCTCCATCCATCTGAGTGAATGTTTGGACCTCTGTTTTGAGTCTAATGATCCTTTGAGGAGgatagaacttggctaagaactTGTTCACTAGATCTTCCCAACTGTTGATGCTATCTCTTGAAAATGACTCCAACCATTGAGTAACTTTGTCTCTGAGGGAAAATGGAAATAACAACAGCTTGTAAATGTCAATATGCACTctattggttttgacagtgtcacaaatccttagaaaagtggataagtgttggtttggatcttcaagtgGGCCTCCTCTATAGGAGCAATTGttttgtaccaaagtgatgagttgtagcttcaattcaaagttgttTACATTGACATTTGGGGTAAGGATGCTACTCCGACAATGCCTAGGATTTGCAAACGTGTAAgaagccaaaactctcctctgagATTGACCATTGTTGTTGGCTACTCCCACT
The genomic region above belongs to Arachis stenosperma cultivar V10309 chromosome 5, arast.V10309.gnm1.PFL2, whole genome shotgun sequence and contains:
- the LOC130981020 gene encoding uncharacterized protein LOC130981020, translating into MGNDKRANEEDEAVLHKKEPEKLEEKNDQPQNSRKGKQVTEEPSQEQRQEVKAHAPPLPYPQRFNKEIKDQHFPKFLKVFKKLEINIPLAKALEQMPLYAKFLKELINKKRSWHEKETIMLTKEYSAVIQKGLPPKLKDLGSFFLPCTNGSLTIDNALCDFGTSINLIPYSMMRRMCIKEVKPTQMSLELVDKSLVIPRGVIENLLVQVGTFIFPVDFVILDLGEEGSDSIILGRPVLATARAIIDVEQGELTLRVHDKSINLNVFLET